Proteins from a genomic interval of Streptomyces sp. NBC_01445:
- a CDS encoding metal-dependent hydrolase family protein, translating into MTGSLMLRNARLLDPLSGEYTEGDLRCDSGRIVEAGPGLTAADVPSIDVRGAVVLPGLVDAHVHITASTADLGSLPSLSPSYVAAHAARTMSRMLDRGFTTARDASGADYGFADAQAEGLFRGPRLLFCGRALSQTGGHGDSRTRGTQAKDDHPCCAGLGRVADGVDAVRAAARDELRKGAHHIKVMASGGVASPTDRIDSTQYSADELSAIVEEASAANRYVAAHAYTARAVNRALELGVRSIEHGNLLDDRSVSLFLAQEAFLVPTLVTYWALKEEGRDHGLPESSWRKVDEVLGAGMAALERAARGGVKLVYGTDLLGGMHRHQNHEFRLRGEVQTPLEVIRSATSTAAELLNLTGEIGTLAVGAHADLLVVDGDPLADLGVLAEPKHFRHIIQGGAVVSGT; encoded by the coding sequence GTGACCGGATCCCTGATGCTGCGCAACGCCCGCCTGCTCGACCCGCTGTCCGGGGAGTACACCGAAGGCGACCTGCGGTGTGATTCCGGCCGGATCGTGGAGGCGGGGCCCGGTCTCACCGCGGCCGACGTGCCTTCGATCGACGTCCGGGGCGCGGTCGTGCTGCCCGGGCTGGTCGACGCGCACGTGCACATCACGGCGTCGACCGCGGACCTGGGCTCGCTGCCGTCGTTGTCACCGTCGTATGTGGCCGCTCATGCCGCGCGCACGATGAGCCGGATGCTCGACCGCGGATTCACCACAGCCCGCGACGCGTCGGGCGCCGACTACGGCTTCGCCGACGCCCAGGCGGAGGGACTGTTCCGCGGCCCGCGACTGCTGTTCTGCGGGCGCGCGCTGAGCCAGACCGGCGGGCACGGCGACAGCCGCACCCGCGGCACGCAAGCGAAGGATGACCACCCGTGCTGCGCGGGCCTGGGCCGGGTGGCCGACGGCGTCGACGCGGTCCGCGCGGCCGCCCGCGACGAGCTGCGCAAGGGCGCCCACCACATCAAGGTGATGGCATCGGGTGGCGTCGCGTCCCCGACCGACCGCATCGACTCGACGCAGTACTCGGCTGACGAGCTGAGCGCGATCGTCGAGGAAGCATCGGCGGCGAACCGCTATGTGGCGGCGCACGCGTACACCGCCCGAGCTGTCAACCGCGCTTTGGAACTGGGCGTCCGTTCGATCGAACACGGCAACCTGCTGGACGACCGGAGCGTTTCGCTGTTCCTCGCCCAAGAGGCGTTTTTGGTGCCGACGCTGGTGACGTACTGGGCGCTGAAGGAGGAGGGCCGCGACCACGGGCTGCCGGAGTCGAGCTGGCGCAAGGTCGACGAGGTTCTGGGCGCAGGCATGGCGGCCCTGGAGCGTGCGGCTCGTGGCGGCGTGAAGCTGGTGTACGGGACGGACCTGTTGGGCGGCATGCACCGCCACCAGAACCACGAGTTCCGCCTGCGCGGCGAGGTCCAGACCCCGCTGGAGGTGATCCGCTCGGCAACGTCGACCGCGGCGGAGTTGCTGAACCTGACCGGGGAGATCGGGACATTGGCCGTGGGCGCGCACGCGGACCTACTGGTGGTGGACGGAGATCCGTTGGCGGACCTCGGGGTTCTGGCGGAGCCGAAGCACTTCCGCCACATCATCCAGGGCGGTGCGGTGGTTTCCGGGACCTGA
- a CDS encoding LysR family transcriptional regulator gives MNLARLDLNLVVALRALLEERNVTRAGQRVGLSQPAMSAALARLRKHFDDDLLARVGGHYELTALGQVLLERTSTAYDVIERLFSSQATFDPAHESREFKLVASDYAVAVFGAELARVVHEEAPGIRLRFAQTPPTVVDDTTTLLSTVDGLLMPHGVISDFPATDLYDDRWVFVIADDHPSVADRLTWEDLADLPWVTYQRTYDAPAVRQLGLLGVEPRVEVSVDSFQLLPLLVAGTRRIAMVQARLAGLLAPIAPVRIVEPPYAAVPLQEAMWWHPVHTHDAAHIWLRETAVRVGAGLPQQPQGGPVEGSAG, from the coding sequence GTGAATCTGGCCCGTCTGGACCTCAACCTTGTCGTCGCGTTGCGAGCCCTGCTGGAGGAGCGCAACGTCACCCGGGCCGGGCAGCGCGTCGGACTGAGCCAGCCCGCCATGAGCGCCGCGCTCGCCCGGCTGCGCAAGCACTTCGACGACGACCTGCTCGCCCGCGTCGGCGGCCATTACGAACTCACCGCCCTCGGCCAGGTCCTGCTCGAACGCACCTCCACCGCCTACGACGTCATCGAGAGGCTCTTCTCCAGCCAGGCCACGTTCGACCCGGCGCATGAGAGCCGCGAGTTCAAGCTGGTGGCCTCCGACTACGCCGTCGCGGTCTTCGGCGCCGAACTCGCCCGCGTCGTGCACGAGGAGGCTCCCGGCATCCGGCTGCGTTTCGCGCAGACCCCACCCACCGTGGTCGACGACACCACGACCCTGCTCAGCACCGTCGATGGACTGCTCATGCCGCACGGCGTGATCAGCGACTTCCCCGCCACCGACCTCTACGACGACCGCTGGGTCTTCGTGATCGCCGACGACCACCCGTCCGTCGCGGACCGGCTCACCTGGGAGGACCTGGCGGACCTGCCGTGGGTCACCTACCAGCGGACGTACGACGCCCCGGCCGTGCGCCAGCTCGGGCTGCTCGGGGTGGAGCCGCGCGTGGAGGTGTCCGTCGACAGCTTCCAGCTGCTGCCGCTGCTCGTGGCAGGCACCCGCCGGATCGCCATGGTCCAGGCACGGCTCGCCGGCCTGCTCGCACCGATCGCCCCCGTCCGCATCGTGGAACCTCCCTACGCGGCCGTGCCCTTGCAGGAAGCGATGTGGTGGCATCCCGTGCATACGCACGACGCCGCGCACATCTGGCTGCGTGAGACCGCCGTGCGGGTCGGGGCGGGCCTGCCCCAGCAGCCGCAGGGCGGACCGGTCGAGGGCAGCGCCGGGTGA
- a CDS encoding FAD-dependent oxidoreductase, with amino-acid sequence MSTPRTVLVIGGGAAGNAATILLRRAGIAVDLIEAKDDWNATAGSGITLQGNALRVLRELGVWEQVEKSGYGFAAVGITAPDGTILHVADDLRTGGDDLPATVGMQRPQLQRILIDAVRASGATVRLGVRAESLEQDGAGVTVRCTDGTEGHYDLVIAADGLGSTTRAAIGIPDKPEPTGMAIWRIAAPRPAGLTRTDLAFGGPAYIAGYCPTSESTLYAYVVEANRDRASLPTTSYADEMRALARHYGGHWPEITRHITDPTQVNYTWFDRMLVEGSWHRGRVVLVGDAAHCCPPTLAQGAALSMEDAWVLAEMLTAADAWEDALFQAYYERRIHRVRPVVEASVQIGQWQLDGVRDADIPGLMGRTMTMLRELP; translated from the coding sequence ATGAGCACACCCCGCACGGTTCTCGTCATCGGCGGTGGCGCGGCCGGCAACGCCGCCACGATTCTGCTGCGCCGCGCCGGGATCGCGGTCGACCTGATCGAGGCCAAGGACGACTGGAACGCCACCGCCGGGTCCGGCATCACACTCCAGGGCAACGCCCTGCGCGTCCTGCGCGAACTCGGCGTGTGGGAGCAGGTGGAGAAGTCCGGGTACGGCTTCGCCGCGGTCGGCATCACCGCCCCCGACGGCACCATCCTGCATGTCGCCGACGATCTGCGCACCGGCGGCGACGACCTGCCCGCCACCGTCGGCATGCAGCGCCCCCAGCTCCAGCGCATCCTCATCGACGCGGTCCGCGCGAGCGGTGCCACCGTACGCCTGGGTGTTCGCGCGGAGTCCCTCGAACAAGACGGTGCCGGCGTCACCGTCCGCTGCACCGACGGCACCGAGGGCCACTACGACCTCGTGATCGCCGCCGACGGCCTGGGCTCCACGACCCGCGCGGCCATCGGCATCCCGGACAAGCCGGAGCCCACCGGCATGGCCATCTGGCGGATCGCCGCACCCCGCCCGGCCGGTCTGACCCGCACCGACCTCGCCTTCGGCGGCCCCGCCTACATCGCCGGCTACTGCCCGACCAGCGAGAGCACGCTCTACGCGTACGTCGTCGAGGCCAACCGCGACCGTGCCTCCCTCCCCACCACCTCCTACGCCGACGAGATGCGTGCCCTGGCCCGGCACTACGGCGGCCACTGGCCCGAGATCACCCGGCACATCACCGACCCGACGCAGGTCAACTACACCTGGTTCGACCGGATGCTGGTCGAGGGCTCCTGGCACCGCGGCCGCGTCGTGCTCGTCGGCGACGCCGCGCACTGCTGCCCGCCCACCCTCGCCCAAGGCGCGGCCCTGTCGATGGAGGACGCCTGGGTCCTCGCCGAGATGCTGACCGCCGCCGACGCCTGGGAGGACGCCCTGTTCCAGGCGTACTACGAGCGGCGGATCCACCGCGTACGTCCCGTCGTCGAAGCGTCCGTGCAGATCGGCCAGTGGCAGCTCGACGGAGTCCGCGACGCGGACATACCCGGGCTGATGGGCCGCACCATGACCATGCTGCGGGAGCTGCCATGA
- a CDS encoding alpha/beta fold hydrolase, with translation MFAKINGTDLFFDVVGSGLSVREKSLEPKPVLFVHHGGPGGDHSHFRPWLDGLQDTAQIVYFDHRGTGRSGRADVSTYTLEQMADDIEALRLYLGIEAPVLLGASFGGMVALQYAIRHPDSLSKLILVDTAPSNDYHALSMKQVAKVASAEQMEMLKDLFAGTITPERYARWAEVVGPLYYRTVPPLAEREAVDARVIAGPEVAEQVLKNELPLYDVRAQLGAIHIPTLVATGRHDWVTPPSQSEEIVKGIPHADLHIFENSGHNPLVEETHEFLETIARFIRS, from the coding sequence ATGTTCGCGAAAATCAACGGTACTGATCTCTTCTTCGATGTCGTCGGATCGGGCCTCTCCGTAAGGGAGAAGAGCCTCGAACCGAAGCCGGTGCTGTTCGTTCACCACGGGGGCCCGGGCGGCGATCACAGCCATTTCCGGCCATGGCTCGACGGCCTGCAGGACACGGCACAGATCGTCTACTTCGACCACCGGGGCACAGGACGATCCGGCCGCGCGGACGTCAGCACCTACACGCTGGAGCAGATGGCCGACGACATAGAGGCGCTGAGGCTCTATCTCGGTATCGAGGCGCCTGTGCTGCTTGGCGCTTCATTCGGCGGCATGGTCGCTCTGCAGTACGCCATCCGCCATCCCGATTCGCTGTCGAAGCTGATCCTGGTCGACACGGCACCGAGCAACGACTATCACGCGCTCTCCATGAAACAAGTTGCGAAGGTGGCCAGCGCAGAGCAGATGGAGATGCTCAAGGACCTGTTCGCGGGGACCATCACCCCTGAGAGGTACGCCAGGTGGGCAGAGGTCGTCGGCCCCCTCTACTACCGCACGGTCCCGCCGCTGGCCGAAAGGGAAGCTGTGGACGCACGCGTCATAGCCGGACCCGAAGTGGCCGAACAGGTCCTGAAGAACGAACTTCCCCTCTATGACGTCCGTGCACAGCTGGGCGCCATTCACATCCCAACGCTTGTCGCCACGGGCAGGCACGACTGGGTCACCCCGCCGTCGCAGTCGGAAGAGATCGTGAAGGGGATTCCCCACGCGGACTTGCACATCTTCGAGAACTCGGGACACAACCCCTTGGTGGAAGAGACCCACGAATTCCTCGAGACCATCGCCCGATTCATTCGGTCGTGA
- a CDS encoding putative quinol monooxygenase — MLIVIGSARALPGRRADLVSATRAVTSQTRDDQGCESYGFYADLADEDVILSLEVWRDQAALDAHMDHPHTQEFLAAAGPLIDGTPTMRFHTVAG; from the coding sequence GTGCTGATCGTGATCGGCAGTGCCCGTGCCCTTCCCGGACGCCGTGCCGACCTGGTGTCGGCCACTCGCGCCGTCACCTCGCAGACCCGTGACGACCAGGGGTGCGAGTCCTACGGCTTCTACGCCGATCTGGCCGACGAGGACGTGATCCTGAGCCTGGAGGTGTGGCGCGACCAGGCCGCCCTCGATGCGCACATGGACCACCCGCACACCCAAGAGTTCCTGGCCGCTGCGGGCCCGTTGATCGACGGCACGCCAACGATGCGCTTCCACACCGTCGCCGGCTGA
- a CDS encoding alpha/beta hydrolase fold domain-containing protein, giving the protein MTRVPYDAELQSAAEQFMETYGPTMPAHVVPFARSLFEQQVPGLDELVASRQVAARTVNVPGDESGPASAVTIFSPESPAAGGGVFYIHGGGMVMGHRLGGADELVALVEQLQVPVITVDYRLAPEDPYPAAANDVRRTWLWVVEHAAELGVDPSSLILMGGSAGGGLAAGLALRLRDEKMQTPLAVCLLSPMLDDRNESVSSHDYDGTSLWDRGSNLMGWDALLGAERSTVSDYAAPARATDLSGLPPTYLEVGSSEVFRDEVNEFASRLWAAGNLAELHVWAGGFHGFSTFVPQARVSVASLTTRTDWLRRILLSR; this is encoded by the coding sequence ATGACTCGAGTTCCGTATGATGCCGAGCTGCAGTCCGCGGCCGAGCAGTTCATGGAGACCTACGGTCCGACCATGCCCGCTCACGTTGTCCCCTTCGCGCGGTCCCTTTTCGAACAGCAGGTGCCGGGACTGGACGAGCTCGTCGCCAGTCGCCAGGTCGCGGCACGCACCGTCAATGTCCCAGGTGATGAAAGTGGTCCCGCATCCGCCGTGACCATCTTTTCGCCGGAGTCGCCCGCCGCTGGTGGCGGAGTGTTCTACATCCATGGTGGAGGGATGGTGATGGGGCATCGGCTGGGCGGCGCGGACGAACTCGTAGCCTTGGTAGAGCAGTTGCAGGTGCCGGTTATCACCGTCGATTACCGGCTTGCACCGGAGGATCCGTATCCGGCGGCCGCGAACGACGTACGACGTACCTGGCTCTGGGTGGTTGAACATGCTGCTGAGCTCGGCGTTGACCCAAGCAGCCTGATACTCATGGGCGGAAGCGCCGGCGGAGGGCTGGCGGCCGGACTGGCTCTGCGTCTACGGGACGAGAAAATGCAGACGCCTCTGGCGGTCTGCCTGCTCTCACCGATGCTCGACGACCGGAATGAATCCGTTTCCAGCCACGACTACGATGGCACCTCGTTGTGGGACCGCGGCTCCAACCTGATGGGATGGGACGCCCTCCTGGGTGCGGAGCGGTCAACGGTTTCCGACTACGCGGCACCAGCACGCGCCACCGATCTCTCCGGGCTGCCGCCTACCTATCTTGAAGTCGGTTCGTCCGAGGTATTTCGCGATGAGGTCAATGAATTCGCATCGCGACTGTGGGCCGCAGGAAACCTGGCCGAACTGCACGTGTGGGCCGGCGGTTTCCACGGCTTCTCCACCTTCGTGCCACAAGCACGGGTGAGCGTGGCATCCCTGACCACTCGCACCGATTGGCTGCGCCGGATACTCCTGTCCCGATAA
- a CDS encoding FAD-dependent oxidoreductase, translating to MSVPATKRGRVAVIGAGPAGMATALSVHQAGHDVVLLERYPQARPAGNILNLWPPPIKALGLLGVDIADLGAPCYSEFRSAKGRTRVRVNLPEHTVADYGGGFIGLLRPELYQRLLAAMPPGVLQLNRTVESFDQDQTGVRLKMADGKTIEVDVLVGADGIDSLVRRTLWGDSPKREHNLHIFGGFTFDEDVVADRGLCIVSHSRTVQGSWTSIRHKGRHGFQWWVLGAHDAATTFDGDLHATATAMGAEFAAPLPQLIAATEPGNVQRWVLRDRKPLKQWSKGRATLVGDAAHPTSPYAAYGAGMATEDGYYLGRRLAGLDLSDHTAVRAALDAFEAPRKPHTARQVQQAYILGKVFHHTPGPLQRVRDTVLDRTPFLQKVAGESSPGEILAQIAAIDEAEKRFVAVRAGA from the coding sequence GTGAGCGTCCCCGCAACGAAGCGAGGCCGGGTCGCCGTCATCGGCGCCGGTCCGGCCGGCATGGCCACCGCCCTGTCGGTCCACCAGGCCGGCCACGACGTCGTCCTCCTGGAGCGCTACCCGCAGGCCCGGCCGGCCGGCAACATCCTCAACCTGTGGCCGCCGCCGATCAAGGCGCTCGGCCTGCTCGGCGTCGACATCGCCGACCTGGGCGCCCCCTGCTATTCGGAGTTCCGCTCCGCGAAGGGCCGCACCCGGGTCCGGGTCAACCTGCCCGAGCACACCGTCGCCGACTACGGGGGCGGCTTCATCGGACTGCTGCGCCCGGAGCTCTACCAGCGGCTGCTCGCTGCGATGCCGCCCGGTGTCCTGCAGCTCAACCGCACGGTGGAGAGCTTCGACCAGGACCAGACCGGCGTCCGGTTGAAGATGGCCGACGGCAAGACCATCGAGGTCGACGTGCTCGTCGGCGCCGACGGCATCGACTCGCTGGTCCGTCGGACGCTGTGGGGCGACTCGCCCAAGCGGGAGCACAACCTGCACATCTTCGGCGGATTCACCTTCGACGAGGACGTCGTCGCGGACCGGGGGTTGTGCATCGTCTCCCACAGCCGGACGGTGCAGGGCAGCTGGACCTCGATCCGACACAAGGGCCGCCACGGGTTCCAGTGGTGGGTGCTGGGCGCACACGACGCCGCCACCACCTTCGACGGCGACCTGCACGCCACCGCGACGGCGATGGGCGCGGAGTTCGCCGCCCCGCTGCCGCAGCTGATCGCCGCGACCGAGCCGGGCAACGTGCAACGCTGGGTGCTGCGCGACCGCAAGCCGCTCAAGCAGTGGTCCAAGGGCCGGGCGACCCTCGTCGGTGACGCCGCGCACCCGACCTCCCCCTATGCCGCTTACGGCGCGGGGATGGCGACCGAGGACGGGTACTACCTGGGCCGCCGACTGGCCGGGCTCGACCTGAGCGACCACACCGCCGTCCGGGCCGCGCTCGACGCCTTCGAGGCCCCGCGCAAGCCGCACACCGCCCGCCAGGTGCAGCAGGCTTACATCCTGGGGAAGGTCTTCCACCACACCCCGGGTCCCCTGCAGAGGGTGCGGGACACAGTCCTGGACCGGACTCCCTTCCTGCAGAAGGTGGCCGGCGAGTCCTCTCCCGGCGAGATCCTGGCCCAGATCGCCGCGATCGACGAGGCCGAGAAACGATTCGTCGCCGTGCGCGCTGGGGCGTGA
- a CDS encoding fumarylacetoacetate hydrolase family protein, with translation MKPAPASKPFTGPFALATLSVPNSPVFPALVTSDARVVDLRDALGDERLTVRRLLEDWPAVLPRLRALAGDESVERRPLAQFRAHAPVEPRQVFQSGANYRQHVIDLHVAHRAPGDDRPEDERRAEAAEIMDRRAKEDLPYVFIGLPSAITGPYDDVALPGWAEKPDWELELAAVIGRPAHRISVDEAIEYVAGYTIANDLTDRATVFRRDMPQIGTDWLRSKNAPGFTPLGPWIVPTESIADPGELHLVLKLNGETMQDESTKDMIFNVARMVSYASQSAQLLPGDLVLTGSPAGNGMHWGRLLRDGDVMDGSITGLGAQRTRCVAEAAS, from the coding sequence GTGAAACCCGCTCCCGCATCCAAGCCCTTCACCGGCCCCTTCGCTCTCGCGACGCTCTCGGTCCCGAATAGCCCGGTGTTCCCCGCCCTGGTCACGTCCGACGCGCGCGTCGTCGACCTGCGCGACGCCCTGGGCGACGAGCGGTTGACCGTCCGTCGCCTCCTGGAGGACTGGCCGGCGGTACTGCCCCGGCTGCGGGCCCTGGCCGGCGACGAATCCGTAGAACGCAGGCCGTTGGCGCAGTTCCGGGCGCACGCGCCGGTCGAACCGCGGCAGGTGTTCCAATCGGGTGCCAACTACCGGCAGCACGTGATCGATCTGCACGTCGCCCATCGCGCCCCGGGCGATGACCGGCCGGAGGACGAGCGGCGCGCGGAGGCCGCCGAGATCATGGACCGGCGGGCGAAGGAGGATCTGCCGTACGTGTTCATCGGTCTGCCGAGCGCCATCACCGGCCCGTACGACGACGTCGCACTCCCCGGATGGGCCGAAAAGCCGGACTGGGAGCTGGAGTTGGCGGCCGTGATCGGCCGCCCGGCGCACCGGATCTCCGTCGACGAGGCCATTGAGTACGTCGCCGGGTACACGATCGCCAACGACCTCACCGACCGTGCGACGGTCTTCCGCCGGGACATGCCGCAGATCGGCACCGACTGGCTGCGCAGCAAGAACGCGCCCGGTTTCACCCCGCTCGGCCCGTGGATCGTGCCCACCGAGTCGATCGCCGACCCCGGCGAACTGCACCTGGTCCTGAAGCTGAACGGCGAGACCATGCAGGACGAGTCCACCAAGGACATGATCTTCAACGTGGCGCGCATGGTGTCCTACGCCTCGCAGAGCGCCCAACTCCTGCCCGGAGACCTGGTGTTGACCGGTTCACCGGCAGGCAACGGCATGCACTGGGGACGGCTGCTGCGCGACGGCGACGTGATGGACGGCTCCATCACCGGACTCGGCGCCCAGCGCACCCGCTGCGTAGCGGAGGCGGCGTCGTGA
- a CDS encoding metal-dependent hydrolase family protein encodes MNAVSLITNTHLIDGLGGAPQTGTSVLIDAGRIAWIGPDENAPSIGDKPAINGHGHSLIPGLINSHVHLANDGSADLFEQVVNDSLPIASLRAAQNARYTLACGVTTVRDCGAANGIVIELGKAVEAGLVEGPRIVAAGRVITMTGGHGHFMGREADGIDAIRHAVRAEIKGGSQFIKAMATGGVLTPGVRPTQTALLAEELRTVVQEAHNAGKRAATHAIGRQGIKNALDAGVDSIEHGYHLDEELFTQAIDQGTFLVPTLLAVDGIAEFGPAGGSPGWMIDKAISERDRSREMFRAAVQAGMRVAAGTDAGTPFNRHTDLPKELAVMVAIGMTPMQALLAATANAAANLDLLDEIGTIEVGKAADLVLLDGDPLEDIGTYGRPVLVAKAGVIARNDLMGAAR; translated from the coding sequence ATGAACGCGGTTTCCCTGATCACAAACACCCACCTCATCGATGGACTCGGAGGCGCTCCCCAAACCGGCACCAGTGTCCTGATCGACGCAGGCCGCATCGCCTGGATCGGTCCGGACGAGAACGCCCCTTCCATCGGCGACAAGCCCGCAATCAACGGCCATGGGCACTCTCTGATCCCCGGCCTCATCAACTCTCATGTCCACTTGGCGAATGATGGCTCCGCCGATCTCTTCGAGCAGGTTGTCAACGACAGCCTGCCGATTGCCTCACTCCGCGCCGCTCAGAACGCCCGTTACACGCTTGCATGCGGCGTCACCACCGTGCGCGACTGCGGTGCGGCGAACGGAATAGTCATCGAGTTGGGCAAAGCGGTCGAGGCCGGCCTTGTCGAAGGTCCCCGGATCGTGGCAGCCGGCCGGGTCATCACCATGACGGGCGGCCACGGTCACTTCATGGGACGGGAAGCGGATGGTATAGATGCCATCCGCCACGCGGTCCGGGCGGAGATCAAGGGAGGCTCTCAGTTCATCAAGGCCATGGCCACGGGCGGTGTCCTGACGCCCGGAGTTCGCCCGACCCAGACCGCGTTGCTTGCCGAGGAACTGCGCACAGTAGTGCAGGAAGCTCATAACGCCGGGAAGCGAGCTGCTACACACGCGATCGGCCGGCAGGGAATCAAGAACGCACTCGACGCCGGCGTGGATTCAATCGAGCACGGCTATCACCTCGACGAGGAGCTCTTCACCCAGGCGATCGATCAGGGCACCTTCCTTGTGCCAACTCTTCTCGCGGTCGATGGAATTGCCGAATTCGGGCCAGCCGGGGGCAGTCCGGGGTGGATGATCGACAAAGCGATATCGGAGCGCGATCGTAGCCGCGAGATGTTCCGCGCGGCTGTCCAGGCCGGGATGCGCGTCGCGGCCGGCACTGATGCCGGGACTCCCTTCAATCGTCATACCGACCTCCCCAAGGAGCTCGCGGTGATGGTCGCGATTGGCATGACGCCGATGCAGGCTCTCCTGGCGGCGACAGCGAATGCTGCCGCAAATCTTGATCTCCTCGACGAGATCGGCACCATCGAGGTGGGAAAGGCCGCTGATCTCGTGTTGCTCGACGGGGACCCGCTCGAGGACATCGGCACTTACGGTCGACCGGTCCTGGTCGCGAAGGCCGGCGTCATTGCCCGCAACGACCTGATGGGAGCTGCACGTTGA
- a CDS encoding cyclase family protein codes for MTAPDRTDPEGAIAEAAKAYSNWGRWGEDDRIGTLNFLDEAKRREGAALVRRGVSFSLSQRFDMNGPQKGWRRRTNPVHTMLDTGTDAALGNQGFPHGIGGADDVIAMPLQCSTQWDGLGHIFDHGKAWNGRPAEQVVTSDGDLVTGIEHMAPYVAGRGVLLDVGHVVGEHGELPDGFAITEDHLTRTAEAHGVTVGRGDLVLVRTGRLARARREGWGEYAGGPSPGLSFTTAGWLHRTEIAAIATDTWGFEVRPNEFEHAFQPLHQVAIPNMGLLIGEMWDLDALAADCARDGRFDFWLTAAPLPITGAVGSPVNPIAVK; via the coding sequence GTGACGGCGCCGGACCGGACCGACCCCGAGGGTGCGATAGCCGAGGCCGCCAAGGCGTACTCGAACTGGGGCCGTTGGGGCGAGGACGACCGTATCGGCACCCTCAACTTCCTCGACGAGGCCAAGCGCCGCGAAGGCGCCGCGCTCGTACGGCGGGGCGTCAGCTTCTCGCTCTCCCAGCGGTTCGACATGAACGGACCGCAGAAGGGCTGGCGGCGGCGCACCAACCCCGTCCACACCATGCTCGACACGGGCACCGACGCCGCCCTCGGCAACCAGGGCTTCCCGCACGGCATCGGCGGCGCCGACGACGTGATCGCCATGCCGCTGCAGTGCTCGACGCAGTGGGACGGGCTCGGCCACATCTTCGACCACGGCAAGGCGTGGAACGGCCGCCCCGCGGAGCAGGTCGTCACCTCCGACGGCGACCTCGTCACCGGCATCGAGCACATGGCCCCGTACGTCGCCGGGCGCGGCGTCCTCCTCGACGTCGGCCACGTGGTGGGTGAGCACGGCGAGTTGCCGGACGGCTTCGCCATCACCGAGGACCACCTGACCCGGACCGCCGAGGCGCACGGAGTGACGGTGGGGCGCGGGGACCTCGTGCTCGTCCGCACCGGGCGGCTCGCGCGGGCCCGGCGTGAGGGCTGGGGCGAGTACGCGGGCGGTCCGTCGCCCGGTCTGTCGTTCACCACGGCCGGCTGGCTGCACCGGACGGAAATCGCCGCGATCGCCACCGACACCTGGGGCTTCGAGGTCCGCCCGAACGAGTTCGAGCACGCCTTCCAGCCGCTGCACCAGGTCGCCATCCCCAACATGGGCCTGCTCATCGGCGAGATGTGGGACCTGGACGCGCTGGCCGCCGACTGCGCACGCGACGGCCGGTTCGACTTCTGGCTGACCGCCGCGCCCCTGCCGATCACCGGCGCGGTCGGCTCGCCCGTCAACCCGATCGCCGTCAAGTAG